CTCAGAACGAAGGATCAGAGAAGAGTGGCGAGCAGTGTTTTCTTTTGCTCGACGGGCAGCGTCTGTTCGTTCAGATCTCCGGacgctgaagaaagaagcgcaaAGCGGCAGCGCAGATGCGCGATTCGCGTCCCCGAAGAGATTGGAACATCCCGAGAGTCATGAACAAATCGCGAAAAATGCGAGAAtcgcgcgagagagcgacggtCTGCCGTAACACGCGGTGTCGCAGCTGGATGGAAATAAAAAAGCGCGGGGAACCAAGGTTGCCGCTTTCTTGCACAACGAACCTTTTCAAAAAGGAcaagcgacgaggagaaaacgcgtaGCTCTCTCGGAGCCCCAGGATTTTTCTCTGATCAGGAGGATCGAGAGGTGCAGAAACAAGAGCAACAGGCAAGTCCTTCACGTAAGCTTGACTCCACCTTTAGTGTTGCTCTCCTCCATCAACGCATCTTGAGCATTCATCACTCTCAGCACAGCCTTCTTGCTGGTCTCCTGTAACTCCCCGCCGCAAATAATCTCGTCCAAAAGGTAGTATGCCTGACACAGCCGCACAGCAGGCACACCTACGCAGATAAAGTCTCCACAGACCGTAGGCCAAAGCGTACATCTGTCTGCAGGTACAGAGAGTCATCGATGCAGTATCCGGAGAAGGAGATATCTGTACGTAAAGAAAACGCCTACATATGTATAGATGTGTGTGGATCTATGTAGACATGGAAACTGGCAGATACGAACTTGTGACCAGATagagaaatgcatgcatcgacggAACGCCATGTGAGAGGGCGCGACgtccagaagacgcagaaaacgcgtcGGAGAGAGTCTGCAGAGAGGGTGAGGcctcgagaagagaaaacagaagaacctGGCAGACGTCGACCTCATGAACTTGAAACTCTGGGTGCCCCGACAAGATCAGAAGTTCCCCATTTCCTCCTTGCCCCTGTTGGCCAAACAGTCGTTCCTGATGCAAGCCGCTCCACACTGACAGCCGCATGCAAGCATGCAAGCTCACTTCCAGGAGTGGTGTACACTCCTACGCAGATGACGAATGACTGTGTGAAAAAAGCGTTCCGAGGAACCagcggagaagcgacgacCACTGGCGCTCAACGCGACGCGGACGCAAGTGCAATGTTCCGAAAGGAGACTGTTGTGTGCGAGGCGGAAACGCAAGAGTTCGCGGCGCGGggggcgaaggagaagaaacgagaagagagacgagccTTTGGGGGAGAACAAGCCTCACCTTGTGAAAGTTGAAGATGAGGTCGAGCTCGCAAACGTTGCCGAAATAGCGATCCAAGATCTCGACAAAGTGGTGGATCACTTCCAGAGTCAGTAACGCGTTCTCGTTGCTGTCCACGCATGCAATGAAGAACAAGCTAGCGTACCTGAACAAAGCAAACAGGAAACCGTAGGGTCCTGACTCCATCCTCTGACCTCACAAAAAACATAAACATagaaatacatatatatatatatatagagagagagagagagagagagagagagagtttcAGAGACACCTACACATGTGTACATCGATGCTTACACCTAGAAATCTTGAagtacatatacatacatacacacatatatatacatatatacatacacgtttatacatatacacgcactttatatatacatatatatatatatatatatatacatgaatatacaAATGTTGTCTGAAGGTCtctgtgaagagagaaaagcagatggGCATCTGTGTATCCTTGTGAGTtagaaaaggggagaaacgTAGATCTTCATTGAAGTCGGTGGCTGTGGATTCGTTGGGAGTCCTTTATACCGTTTGAAGACGAGCTTGGTGTCGTCTCTCCACTCGACGACGTTGCATTGCTTCGCACTTCGCTGCAGAACTCTGGAGGCCGCTTCTCGCAGcagttcgcttctttctttcatGGGGAGTCCGGCCGCGAAGGCGCCTTCCGATCCCGAGGAGGGACCCTGCGAGGAACAGGACGGCGGGAGGTACCAGCGCGAAAGCCGGACCTT
This Toxoplasma gondii ME49 chromosome VIII, whole genome shotgun sequence DNA region includes the following protein-coding sequences:
- a CDS encoding clathrin assembly protein AP19, putative (encoded by transcript TGME49_270370), whose amino-acid sequence is MIHFLLLVSRQGKVRLSRWYLPPSCSSQGPSSGSEGAFAAGLPMKERSELLREAASRVLQRSAKQCNVVEWRDDTKLVFKRYASLFFIACVDSNENALLTLEVIHHFVEILDRYFGNVCELDLIFNFHKAYYLLDEIICGGELQETSKKAVLRVMNAQDALMEESNTKGGVKLT